The proteins below are encoded in one region of Metabacillus dongyingensis:
- a CDS encoding DMT family transporter, protein MYNLISAAVGAFIAIMIVLNGELSNGIGNYTSSVAIHLVGLLAICAVFLFIKKPIHFQKGLPLYLYSAGAIGVLTVLFSNISFMSLGVSVTIALGLLGQSLAAIIIDHYGLLGMKTVKFNKTKCIGLAFILLGSAVMTFY, encoded by the coding sequence TTGTACAACCTGATTTCTGCTGCTGTTGGCGCTTTTATTGCCATTATGATTGTATTGAACGGAGAACTCTCAAATGGCATAGGAAATTACACCTCTAGCGTTGCCATTCATCTCGTCGGTCTTCTTGCTATTTGCGCCGTTTTCTTATTTATAAAAAAACCTATTCATTTCCAAAAAGGACTGCCGCTTTATTTGTACAGCGCTGGCGCCATTGGAGTGCTTACCGTCCTTTTTTCAAATATCAGCTTCATGTCACTTGGGGTATCTGTCACGATAGCCCTTGGATTGTTAGGGCAGTCCCTGGCTGCCATTATCATCGATCACTACGGGCTGCTGGGTATGAAAACCGTAAAATTCAACAAAACAAAATGCATAGGTCTGGCATTTATTCTGCTGGGCAGTGCTGTTATGACATTTTATTAA
- a CDS encoding CBO0543 family protein, with the protein MEKTMIKGLFALCAVLFPFVIRKPNVKEMLIVFFSKGILSTLIDAYVVNTKRVKYPVRPFSKIFNTNILFDLVFFPLLSVIWVRQSYKDKLPGILLKSLTWSVPMSIAQWYMEKTTRLFKWKKWSVFHTFASISFTLLTIRGLAAVVKRTDKNADTYQDY; encoded by the coding sequence ATGGAAAAAACGATGATCAAAGGGCTGTTTGCACTATGTGCAGTATTGTTCCCTTTTGTAATACGGAAGCCAAATGTAAAGGAAATGCTTATTGTCTTCTTTTCCAAAGGTATATTGTCTACCCTTATTGATGCTTATGTTGTCAATACTAAAAGAGTCAAGTATCCTGTTAGGCCATTTTCAAAAATTTTCAATACAAATATTCTTTTTGATTTGGTGTTTTTTCCGTTATTAAGTGTCATTTGGGTCCGTCAATCTTACAAAGATAAATTACCGGGGATCCTGTTGAAAAGCTTAACCTGGAGTGTGCCGATGTCCATTGCTCAGTGGTATATGGAAAAAACGACCCGTTTATTTAAATGGAAGAAGTGGTCTGTCTTTCATACCTTTGCAAGTATCAGCTTTACGCTTTTAACGATAAGAGGACTTGCTGCAGTTGTGAAAAGGACAGATAAAAATGCAGATACATATCAGGACTATTAA
- a CDS encoding DUF3307 domain-containing protein: protein MILLSLILAHLIADFFLQSDEMVREKLKNLKKHMLHHFIVLLPATLLFWGLSFDFAKPLKYVVLPILFLLGTHFLIDFLKIKLLDKTVGKQNMKKLFYFIADQIIHLAMIITASHLFFKVTFSGLLEKGIELLTENSSLSILNSVLFIIIIVILVTSVSGHIIRILLGTLPDQLLSFEGRYSFKNERKEEQMNSAGGLVEEYTYYTFNKHDLSRGKLIGYIERLLVIILTFYSAYPAIAFIVTAKSIARFKQMDDRNWAEYFLLGTLTSMFLGIFFGLLLREVLI from the coding sequence ATGATTTTATTAAGTCTCATTCTGGCTCATTTAATTGCTGATTTTTTTCTCCAATCGGATGAGATGGTGAGAGAAAAGCTGAAGAATTTGAAAAAGCATATGCTGCATCACTTTATTGTCCTTTTACCGGCAACGCTTTTGTTCTGGGGGTTGTCCTTTGATTTTGCAAAGCCACTGAAATATGTCGTTTTGCCGATTTTGTTTTTATTAGGCACTCATTTTCTGATCGATTTTCTAAAAATAAAGCTGCTGGACAAAACAGTCGGCAAGCAAAACATGAAAAAGCTTTTCTATTTTATTGCAGATCAGATCATCCATCTGGCAATGATTATCACTGCTTCTCATTTGTTTTTTAAGGTAACTTTTTCTGGACTGCTGGAAAAAGGAATTGAGCTCTTAACAGAGAATTCTTCTTTAAGTATACTGAATTCCGTCCTTTTTATTATCATTATTGTGATTTTAGTGACAAGTGTAAGCGGGCATATAATCCGGATTTTGCTCGGGACGCTGCCTGATCAGCTGCTTTCGTTTGAGGGCAGGTATTCTTTTAAGAATGAGCGGAAAGAGGAGCAGATGAATTCAGCCGGCGGACTTGTAGAAGAGTACACTTATTATACTTTTAATAAGCATGATCTATCACGGGGAAAGCTGATCGGATACATCGAGAGGCTGCTTGTCATCATTTTAACTTTTTATAGTGCTTATCCTGCGATTGCATTCATTGTGACGGCTAAGTCAATTGCGCGATTTAAACAGATGGACGACCGGAATTGGGCTGAGTATTTTCTTCTTGGGACATTAACATCCATGTTTCTTGGCATTTTCTTTGGCTTGCTGCTGAGGGAAGTTTTAATTTAA
- a CDS encoding ABC transporter permease subunit, which yields MVNIRLKQFVTLLLKIILIILGSCSIAALPSLVFLEKDGFPVEFGFFPVSYLNAIGQITAEILTPFDLTFVSYGDKLELFPFIFNAYFYSISILFLSFLISLTSAFLFSALYILASAHMRKIARGILMIFESIPDVILILAFQYGVISFFKSTGIKVLQIYGLEDKVYLFPILCLSFVPIALMIRSLINILEEEHAKLYVQFAKAKGVSNLHIFIKHVLRNVFISLHHHISSIYWFMLSSLVAVEFLFQMNGITGFLFGYMEQKVIAIGILLILIPFGLLQWIFKKWYSLLMRGTQHE from the coding sequence ATGGTAAATATTAGACTGAAACAATTCGTTACCCTATTATTAAAAATAATCCTAATCATTCTGGGCAGCTGCAGCATTGCAGCATTACCTTCTTTAGTCTTCTTGGAAAAAGATGGTTTTCCTGTTGAATTTGGATTTTTCCCAGTATCCTATCTAAATGCAATTGGGCAAATTACTGCTGAGATTCTTACTCCATTTGATTTAACGTTTGTAAGCTATGGAGATAAGCTTGAATTGTTTCCTTTTATTTTCAATGCCTATTTTTATTCCATCAGCATATTATTCCTTTCATTTTTGATTTCACTGACTTCAGCATTTTTATTTTCAGCCTTGTATATACTTGCTTCAGCCCATATGCGAAAAATCGCTCGCGGCATCCTGATGATCTTTGAATCAATACCAGATGTCATTTTGATATTGGCTTTTCAATACGGCGTTATCTCATTTTTCAAAAGCACGGGAATAAAAGTGCTTCAGATTTATGGTTTAGAAGATAAAGTTTACCTATTTCCGATACTATGTCTAAGTTTTGTACCGATCGCCCTGATGATCCGTTCACTTATCAATATTTTAGAAGAGGAACATGCAAAGCTATACGTCCAGTTTGCAAAAGCCAAAGGAGTATCCAATTTACATATTTTCATTAAACATGTTCTGCGAAATGTATTTATTTCTTTGCACCATCACATTTCCTCTATTTACTGGTTTATGCTTTCCAGCTTAGTGGCGGTTGAATTTCTTTTTCAAATGAATGGCATCACTGGATTTTTATTTGGATATATGGAACAGAAAGTAATCGCAATTGGCATTCTGCTTATCCTGATTCCATTCGGGTTACTGCAGTGGATTTTTAAAAAATGGTATTCTTTATTAATGAGAGGTACTCAGCATGAATAA
- a CDS encoding DMT family transporter — protein MIYLIISILAGVSIVIARIINSNLADKIGLLEGTLINFVTGLMLSLVFLLFSSEAVSFSTLDFTQVPSWAYLGGAAGVIVIFLSSYLTPKVSAFYLTLFIFIGQLFTGIVIDYFTLGELSQGKILGGLLVLFGLVFNLRIDRKQEMRSA, from the coding sequence ATGATCTACTTGATTATTTCTATTTTAGCAGGAGTTTCAATTGTTATCGCAAGAATCATCAATTCCAACCTTGCAGACAAAATTGGTTTACTTGAAGGTACGCTCATCAATTTTGTGACAGGCCTGATGTTATCCTTGGTTTTTCTTTTATTCAGCAGCGAGGCAGTTTCCTTTTCGACCTTAGACTTTACACAAGTTCCAAGCTGGGCTTACTTAGGCGGTGCAGCAGGAGTCATAGTCATCTTTCTTTCAAGCTATCTCACGCCGAAAGTATCTGCATTTTATTTAACTCTTTTTATTTTCATAGGTCAGTTATTTACGGGGATTGTCATTGACTACTTTACACTTGGTGAATTGTCTCAAGGGAAAATACTTGGAGGATTGCTTGTATTATTTGGTCTAGTCTTTAATTTGAGAATTGACCGAAAACAAGAAATGAGATCTGCTTAA
- a CDS encoding peptidase E, with protein sequence MRQIIAMGGGGFSMEPENPLLDQYILKQSMKDLPKVCFVPTASGDQNQYIEKFYDAFHSHSCVPDHLALFDPHFYDLEDFVMSQDILYVGGGSTRNLLVLWKEWGLDLIIRKAYENGTILAGLSAGAICWFEEGLTDPMNAPLYKLNGLGFLHGSCCPHYDGEEKRRPAYQEHILSGKMKAGYGLDDGAGIHFIDEKLYKIVSSRQNARTFFVKKSEDSIHEEEKFPLYLGDQ encoded by the coding sequence GTGAGGCAGATTATTGCGATGGGGGGCGGAGGATTTTCAATGGAGCCTGAAAATCCGCTGCTTGATCAATACATATTAAAGCAAAGTATGAAGGATCTTCCGAAAGTTTGTTTTGTACCGACTGCAAGCGGGGATCAGAATCAATATATAGAAAAGTTTTATGATGCCTTTCATTCCCATTCATGTGTTCCTGATCATCTAGCTTTGTTTGATCCTCATTTTTATGATTTGGAGGATTTTGTCATGTCGCAGGATATTCTTTATGTTGGAGGCGGAAGTACGAGAAACTTGCTTGTTTTATGGAAAGAGTGGGGGTTGGATTTGATTATTAGAAAGGCTTATGAGAACGGGACCATACTTGCAGGTTTGAGTGCGGGAGCTATTTGCTGGTTTGAAGAGGGGCTTACAGATCCCATGAACGCTCCGCTGTATAAATTAAACGGACTTGGCTTCCTGCATGGCAGCTGCTGCCCTCATTATGATGGGGAGGAGAAACGCAGACCTGCATATCAGGAACACATTTTATCCGGTAAAATGAAAGCAGGATACGGCCTTGATGATGGTGCTGGGATTCACTTTATAGATGAAAAACTTTATAAAATTGTCAGCTCAAGACAGAATGCCAGAACTTTTTTTGTCAAAAAATCAGAAGATTCCATACACGAAGAAGAAAAATTCCCCTTATACTTGGGTGATCAGTAA
- a CDS encoding cyclic nucleotide-binding domain-containing protein, whose amino-acid sequence MKKLQNQKLFEEYIAVNKIAGYFSEDMKAWMELYVFSKNEYLCREGAEMDYLYFFVDGRAKVYTTLSNGKSLLLSFYEGFKVLGDVELFQVRGAASSVQAIDDTYCIGIYLPQVREKLLRDPVFLTFMGYSLSDKLNRLSKNSSINLYYPLEHRLSSYILATGVKKESILFKENLTYLSEMLGTSYRHLLRTLDMLCKRGTILKRENAYEVMNESELRKLAGDIYR is encoded by the coding sequence ATGAAAAAATTACAAAATCAGAAATTGTTTGAAGAGTATATAGCGGTGAACAAAATAGCCGGCTATTTTTCCGAGGATATGAAAGCATGGATGGAACTGTACGTCTTTTCAAAAAATGAATATTTATGCCGGGAAGGAGCAGAAATGGATTATCTCTATTTTTTTGTAGATGGACGTGCAAAGGTTTACACGACATTAAGCAACGGGAAATCACTGCTGCTCTCATTTTATGAGGGATTTAAAGTGCTGGGAGATGTAGAACTATTCCAAGTGCGGGGAGCAGCATCAAGTGTTCAGGCTATTGACGATACATATTGTATTGGCATTTATTTGCCGCAAGTAAGAGAAAAATTGCTTCGGGATCCTGTTTTTTTAACCTTTATGGGATATTCTCTATCCGACAAGCTGAACAGGCTTTCAAAAAATAGCTCCATCAATTTGTATTATCCGCTTGAACATAGACTTTCAAGCTATATTTTAGCTACTGGTGTGAAAAAGGAGAGCATCCTATTTAAAGAAAATCTGACGTACCTCTCTGAAATGCTCGGCACAAGCTATCGTCATCTTCTGCGGACTCTGGATATGCTTTGTAAAAGAGGTACAATCCTCAAAAGAGAGAATGCTTATGAAGTGATGAATGAGAGTGAATTGCGAAAGCTTGCAGGGGATATTTATAGGTAG
- a CDS encoding sensor histidine kinase yields MTASDELIRFLDENISTFIAAWRQNITISEDDLHQEEVEKNGMRMYGLVKKTIQQPLSSDEIDILASKVALERVEANVNIGDFINNVNLGRRAVISYIVSSGIPRNDLQPYIEEINALFDQFSYFAVKKYTEVKEEILQEKISFIDQSHKERLTILGQMSSSFVHEFRNPLTAVKGFIKLMQNDHPDLKYLDIISHEVDQLNFRVSQFLHASKKETIESKREMLDLSELLDEVLSFMYPSLLDGSVKVQEISKRETRVIASKDELRQVFLNLLLNSIDALQKIVSDRTITIEFEIIDNMTYVHIGNNGPMIPPKQIQTIFEPFFTTKELGTGIGLYICRKIIESHQGTIQCYSDEHSTRFSLSLPHITS; encoded by the coding sequence ATGACAGCTTCAGATGAGTTAATTCGGTTTTTAGATGAAAATATTTCTACTTTTATCGCTGCATGGCGGCAAAATATTACGATTTCAGAAGACGATCTTCATCAGGAAGAAGTAGAGAAAAACGGGATGAGGATGTATGGATTGGTGAAAAAAACGATTCAGCAGCCGTTAAGCTCAGATGAAATTGATATTCTGGCTAGTAAGGTAGCTCTAGAAAGAGTAGAAGCAAATGTAAACATCGGTGATTTCATAAATAATGTGAATCTTGGAAGACGTGCAGTGATTAGTTATATTGTCAGTTCTGGAATTCCGCGAAATGATCTGCAGCCTTATATTGAAGAAATCAATGCACTTTTTGATCAGTTTTCTTATTTTGCTGTAAAGAAATACACTGAGGTTAAAGAAGAAATATTACAGGAAAAAATTTCATTCATTGATCAAAGCCATAAAGAGAGGCTGACCATATTGGGTCAAATGTCATCAAGCTTTGTCCATGAATTCAGAAATCCGCTTACAGCTGTAAAAGGCTTCATTAAACTGATGCAAAATGATCATCCTGATTTGAAGTATTTGGACATCATCAGTCATGAGGTTGATCAGCTGAATTTTAGGGTGTCACAATTTCTCCATGCATCCAAAAAAGAGACGATAGAGAGTAAACGTGAAATGCTTGACCTCAGTGAATTATTAGATGAGGTTCTATCATTTATGTATCCCAGTCTTCTTGATGGCAGCGTCAAAGTACAGGAAATCTCCAAAAGAGAAACAAGGGTTATTGCGAGCAAAGATGAATTAAGGCAGGTATTTTTAAATCTATTGCTTAATTCCATTGATGCGCTTCAGAAAATAGTGTCTGACCGGACGATTACGATTGAATTTGAAATAATTGATAACATGACATATGTACATATTGGCAACAATGGTCCAATGATTCCGCCGAAGCAAATTCAAACGATATTTGAACCTTTTTTCACTACAAAAGAATTAGGAACGGGAATTGGTCTTTACATCTGCAGAAAAATAATTGAAAGTCATCAAGGGACAATTCAATGTTATTCTGATGAGCATTCGACCCGGTTCTCCCTATCACTTCCGCATATTACCTCATAA
- a CDS encoding ABC transporter permease subunit, with protein MNKKKLLFVFFPCILIGLLLLMSFIYEFGFKSQTSSVIIKYDENGDIAGTAPFPPSLKQPFGTDRNGNDLGLRLLEGAKYTITFALGVSILRTLAAVAAGSVFAFLPRSIQSLAKCFLIPYQYIPSFILVFILIWPLNIIKDEIGYTPMITFQFLVIFIVGISPVMLLMSGEIKQILKEPYIEVSYHLGANNRHVIFKHILPVLNKRILIIFFQQMIQTLLLLIYLGIFEIFIGGDKPGGVFGDDERSLSQSGEWAGMIGQSKFDLMTAPWIVLGPGIAFIILILLLNIVLNYLLYPEKK; from the coding sequence ATGAATAAAAAGAAGCTATTATTTGTCTTTTTTCCCTGCATACTTATTGGGCTGCTTCTCCTTATGAGTTTTATTTATGAGTTTGGATTTAAAAGCCAGACAAGTTCTGTGATAATAAAATACGATGAAAATGGCGATATTGCGGGCACAGCTCCTTTTCCTCCATCTCTTAAGCAGCCATTTGGGACTGACAGAAATGGAAATGATTTAGGACTCAGATTATTGGAAGGAGCAAAATACACTATTACTTTCGCTCTTGGCGTTTCGATTCTAAGAACACTGGCTGCTGTGGCTGCGGGATCTGTTTTTGCCTTTTTGCCCAGGTCCATCCAATCATTGGCAAAGTGCTTTTTAATTCCATATCAATACATACCTTCGTTCATTCTGGTTTTTATCTTAATCTGGCCACTGAATATTATTAAAGATGAAATAGGATATACACCTATGATCACCTTCCAATTTTTAGTTATTTTCATCGTTGGAATTTCACCGGTCATGCTGCTGATGTCAGGCGAAATTAAGCAAATCCTTAAAGAACCGTATATTGAAGTTTCCTATCATTTAGGGGCGAACAATAGACATGTTATTTTTAAACACATATTACCCGTTCTGAATAAACGAATTCTGATCATCTTTTTCCAGCAGATGATTCAAACCCTTTTGCTGCTCATTTATTTAGGGATATTTGAAATTTTTATTGGCGGAGATAAACCTGGCGGGGTTTTTGGAGATGACGAACGCTCTCTTTCTCAGTCAGGGGAATGGGCAGGCATGATCGGCCAAAGCAAATTTGATTTGATGACGGCGCCCTGGATTGTATTAGGCCCGGGAATTGCATTTATCATTTTGATTTTACTTTTAAATATCGTTTTAAACTATTTGCTCTATCCTGAGAAAAAGTAA
- a CDS encoding DinB family protein: protein MQLFFQYNWRVREEWFEWCKNLTDEELQQKRSGGVGSIIETLLHIIDVEYSWINVLKGEKIIDFTIREYHSLEKIIRLSGELQSEMITYLQNWNIAWENENVTPPWMDGTYKKGEIIRHVIAHEIHHAGQLSVWARDMGREPVGASFIGRGFIPEKKAGYPAF, encoded by the coding sequence ATGCAGCTGTTTTTTCAATACAATTGGCGTGTAAGAGAAGAGTGGTTTGAATGGTGCAAAAATCTGACTGACGAAGAATTGCAGCAAAAACGGTCAGGAGGAGTCGGCTCCATAATTGAAACTCTGCTCCATATCATTGATGTGGAATACAGCTGGATCAATGTGCTTAAGGGTGAAAAGATCATCGATTTTACGATCAGGGAATACCACTCACTTGAAAAGATTATCCGATTATCGGGAGAACTGCAGTCAGAAATGATCACGTATCTGCAAAATTGGAACATTGCATGGGAAAATGAAAATGTAACTCCGCCTTGGATGGACGGCACCTATAAAAAAGGGGAAATCATCCGCCATGTCATTGCCCATGAAATTCATCACGCAGGACAGCTGTCCGTCTGGGCAAGAGACATGGGGAGAGAACCTGTTGGAGCAAGTTTTATTGGCAGAGGGTTCATTCCAGAAAAAAAAGCTGGATATCCAGCTTTTTAA
- a CDS encoding ion channel — protein MQIYLIKGEKSFKFSGKELSGDDFLYYSITTFTTTGFGDITSIGVISNMIAASEMLIGFIISTLFMAIITSKLIKNLK, from the coding sequence ATGCAAATATACCTGATAAAAGGAGAAAAATCCTTTAAGTTCTCGGGAAAAGAGCTTTCAGGTGATGACTTTTTGTACTACAGTATTACGACGTTCACTACAACTGGATTTGGAGATATTACTTCGATTGGGGTAATCTCTAATATGATTGCTGCTTCTGAAATGCTGATTGGATTTATTATCAGTACTTTATTTATGGCGATTATCACATCAAAATTAATAAAGAATTTAAAATAG